GCGTTACCTGGTGGTGCTGCACGAGGGCGAGCCGACCGCACCGATGTCGATCGCCACGCGCGAACCGCGTGATGACGACGACGACGAGGAGGAATAGGTCATGGCTCGTCCGGCAAAGAACTGCCCGTTCTGTGAAGCGGGCGTAAGGTACGTGAATTACAAGGATGAGAGCACGCTGCGGCGGCTGGTGACGGAACAGGGGAAGCTGCTGCCGCGGCGGATGACGGGCATGTGCGCGCGTCATCAGCGGCAGGTGGGCACGGC
This window of the Longimicrobiales bacterium genome carries:
- the rpsR gene encoding 30S ribosomal protein S18, coding for MARPAKNCPFCEAGVRYVNYKDESTLRRLVTEQGKLLPRRMTGMCARHQRQVGTAVKRARYLALLPYVKGYQD